The Paracoccus sp. MC1862 genome includes a window with the following:
- a CDS encoding sulfate ABC transporter substrate-binding protein, which yields MTPLRRVRPLLTGGAILAALALGIGGARAESLLNVSYDPTRELYRDVNAAFTEYWTAQGNPAPQIETSHGGSGAQARSVVEGLNAQVVTLALASDIDRIAEAGKLPADWQGRLPHNSSPYTSTVVFLVREGNPEGIRDWGDLVKEGVEVITPNPKTSGGARWNYLAAWAWAERNGQNPQDFVGALFRNVPVLDSGARGATTTFAQRGIGDVLLAWENEAYLALKELGEDQFDIVVPSVSVLAEPPVAVVEANIANDEQRALAEGYLNFLYSPQGQALAFKHYYRAWDASAAAPEDVARFPKLDLVDIAHFGGWAKVQPEHFGDGGIFDQIYVPK from the coding sequence ATGACGCCCCTGCGGCGGGTGCGCCCGCTGCTGACAGGGGGCGCGATCCTAGCCGCGCTGGCGCTGGGCATCGGCGGCGCCCGCGCCGAATCGCTGCTGAACGTCAGCTACGATCCGACGCGGGAGCTTTACCGCGACGTGAACGCCGCCTTCACCGAATACTGGACCGCGCAGGGCAACCCCGCGCCGCAGATCGAAACCAGCCACGGCGGGTCCGGCGCGCAGGCGCGCTCGGTGGTCGAGGGGTTGAACGCGCAGGTGGTGACGCTGGCGCTGGCGTCCGACATCGACCGCATCGCCGAGGCCGGCAAGCTGCCCGCCGACTGGCAGGGGCGGCTGCCGCACAACTCGTCGCCCTATACCTCGACGGTCGTGTTCCTGGTGCGTGAGGGCAACCCCGAGGGCATCCGCGACTGGGGCGATCTGGTGAAGGAAGGGGTCGAGGTCATCACCCCGAACCCCAAGACCTCGGGCGGGGCGCGCTGGAACTATCTGGCGGCCTGGGCTTGGGCGGAACGCAACGGGCAGAACCCGCAGGACTTCGTGGGGGCGCTGTTCCGCAACGTGCCGGTGCTGGATTCGGGCGCCCGCGGGGCGACCACGACCTTCGCCCAGCGCGGCATCGGCGACGTGCTGCTGGCCTGGGAAAACGAGGCCTATCTGGCGCTGAAGGAACTGGGCGAGGATCAGTTCGACATCGTGGTGCCCTCGGTTTCGGTTTTGGCCGAGCCGCCGGTCGCGGTGGTGGAGGCCAACATCGCCAATGACGAGCAGCGGGCGCTGGCCGAGGGCTACCTGAACTTCCTGTATTCGCCGCAGGGGCAGGCGCTGGCCTTCAAGCACTATTACCGCGCCTGGGATGCCTCGGCTGCGGCCCCCGAGGATGTGGCCCGCTTTCCCAAGCTCGATCTGGTGGACATCGCCCATTTCGGCGGCTGGGCCAAAGTGCAGCCCGAACACTTCGGCGACGGCGGCATCTTCGACCAGATCTACGTGCCGAAATGA
- a CDS encoding Rrf2 family transcriptional regulator: MITQKMKYALKALLVLADEAASDTPQPLPIEQVARRSGTPKRFLEHILLEIRDSGVIASRRGRTGGYVLVKRPAEVKLSELLRLIDGPLAPLPCLSRSAYQRCADCTDEETCRIRKTFADVFWTYLLIIDSLTLADLMRSDDIASRVMAEP; this comes from the coding sequence ATGATCACGCAGAAGATGAAATACGCGCTCAAGGCGCTGCTGGTCCTGGCCGACGAGGCGGCCTCGGACACACCGCAGCCCTTGCCGATCGAGCAGGTCGCCAGGCGGTCCGGCACGCCAAAGCGGTTCCTGGAACATATCCTGCTGGAGATCCGGGACAGCGGGGTGATCGCCTCGCGGCGCGGGCGGACGGGGGGATATGTGCTGGTCAAGCGCCCGGCAGAGGTGAAGCTGTCGGAACTGCTGCGGCTGATCGACGGGCCGCTGGCGCCCTTGCCCTGCCTGTCGCGCAGCGCCTATCAGCGCTGCGCCGACTGCACCGACGAGGAAACCTGCCGCATCCGCAAGACCTTCGCGGATGTGTTCTGGACCTATCTGCTGATCATCGATTCGCTGACGCTGGCCGACCTGATGCGATCGGACGACATCGCCAGCCGGGTCATGGCCGAGCCCTGA
- a CDS encoding Lrp/AsnC family transcriptional regulator, with product MTTLDLIDRKIVAALMRDATQPIGRIADQVGLSQTPCWKRIQKLEATGVLTGRVALADPAKLGLGLTVFSGVEAPDHSPEWRAGFESALAAMPEVREVYRMAGVYDYLLQIVARDVPAFDAFYKRLTTMVTVKSCSSLFVLERLKATPGYPLDTSTR from the coding sequence ATGACCACGCTCGATCTCATCGACCGCAAGATCGTCGCAGCCCTGATGCGCGACGCGACGCAGCCCATCGGCCGGATCGCCGACCAGGTGGGCCTGTCCCAGACACCCTGCTGGAAACGCATCCAGAAGCTGGAAGCCACGGGCGTCCTGACCGGCCGCGTGGCGCTGGCAGACCCCGCCAAGCTGGGGCTCGGCCTGACCGTCTTCTCAGGCGTCGAGGCGCCCGACCACTCGCCCGAATGGCGCGCGGGCTTCGAATCGGCGCTGGCCGCGATGCCCGAAGTGCGCGAGGTCTATCGCATGGCCGGCGTCTACGACTACCTGCTGCAGATCGTGGCCCGCGACGTCCCGGCCTTTGACGCGTTCTACAAGCGCCTGACCACGATGGTGACCGTCAAGTCGTGCTCGTCCCTGTTCGTGCTGGAACGGCTGAAGGCAACGCCGGGCTATCCGCTGGACACCAGCACGCGCTGA